From Paenarthrobacter sp. A20:
GGTGTTCAGGGCGGCCCGTGCTTCCGTAGCGGAGTTGGATTTCGACGGCGCCATCGTCCGCGAGCGAGGACAGGTACCTTTGCGCTGTGGCGCGGGAAACGCCCACCCTCTCCGCGACCTCGGCTGCGGAGTATTGCTCGCCGGCAACCAACGATTCCAGGACGGCCGCTTCCGTGGCGGACCGGGGTTTGGCGGCCGGCGTGACGTCACCGGGAATCAGGGAGCGCTTGGCACGTTCAATGGTTGTCTGATCGACGGCGGTCTGCTGGCCGAGGATCCGGCGATACCGCGCGTAGGACCTGAGCTGTTGGGAAAGGGACTCCGCGGTGAAGGGCTTGAGCATGTACCCCAGGGCGCCGCGGCGCAGTGCGACCTTGATGGACTGCGCGTCAGAGGCAGCAGTGAGCATCACGGCATCGACGTCCAGCTGGCCCAGCAGGTCCAAGCCTGAGCCGTCCGGTAAGTACACGTCCAGCAACACCAGGTCCGGGCGCAGGCTATGGATCGCCTGAAGGGCTTGGGATACCGAGCCTGCCGGGGCAAGGGCCATGAAACCGGCTACCGAATCCACATAGGCGGCGTGGAGCCTTGCGACGTGAAAGTCGTCATCCACGATCAACACCCTCAGATCATCAGCCACTGCTGTCCTCCCTCACCGTTGAGCCCGCACCGGCGTCTGCGGAATCCATGACGCCGGGGATGGTTGCCATGAAAACGGCGCCCGGACCGCCAGCGGTGCCCGATTCCAGTACGCGCACATCTCCGCCGCGCCGCCGCGCAAGCTGCCGCACCAAAGCCAGCCCCAAACCTTGTCCAGCCCCCGAGCGTACCGGTTGTTCCGACGTCGTGAATCCCTCGGCGAAGACTTCCTCAGGTTCCAGGCTCCCCAAACCGTCGCCCGAGTCACCCACCACGAGGTGCAGGGTGCCGCCGTCCTGGGTGGCGTCGTGGTCAGGGAAGTCGTCCAGCAGCTCAACTTCCACCCACCGTTCCGTGGCGGAACCGGCGACGGCGGCACTCACCGCGTTGTCGATCAGGTTGCCGAGCACGGTGGTCACGTCCTGGGGATCGGCAACGTGTCCACGGACCAGTGTCTCTGGCCCGATGCGCAGGGTCACGCCGCGCTCTGAAGCCTCCACCCCTTTGGCGCCAATAAAGGCCTGCAAATACGTGTCCTGGAGGAGTTCGGCCTGCTCCACGGGGAACTTCAATGGTCCCGTGGCGGAGGTCCGGGCCAGGTACTCCTTGGCGGAATCGTACTGTCCGATGCTCATGAAACCGGCGATGGTGTGGAGTTGGTTGGCGAACTCGTGGCGCTGCGCACGCAGGGCGGTGGACATGGTTCCCACGGCATCCAGTTGGCGGGTGAGCTGCTGCAGTTCCGTTCGGTCGCGCAGCATGACAACCCAGCCGAGGTCTTCCTTCCGGTGCCAGGCCTTGCGCGCGCTGGCCACCAGTACGCGTCCGCCTGCAACGATCTCCACGGCCTCAGCATCGCGGGCTGCCGGTTGGGTGAGCTGCCTCAGCTGTTCGGGTACGGCAGCGCTTGCCCAGTCCTGTCCGGTGGCATCGGGCATATCCAGGAGCCTGGCGGCAGCTGCGTTGAACACTGAGATGCGGCCATCCGCGGCGATGCCGATCACGCCGTCGTCCACGCCTTGGAGAACTGCTACTTGGTCGTGGACCAGCGTGCTGATTTCCTCGGGCTCCAAACCCAGGGTGAGGCGTTGCAGGCGGTGGCGGAGCAGGAACGATGCCAGCACGCCCGCCAGGAGGGCGCCGCCGGCGGTCAGGGCAATGGGCACGATGTCGCGGGCCAGGCTGTTGCTGAGGGACTCCACGGAATAGCCGACGCTGACTTCGCCAACAATCACTCCTGAACCCCCTGGACCGTAGACCGGAACTTTCGCACCGGCAGAAGGCCCCAGCGTGCCCGTGTTGCGCGTCGTGATTTCTTCGCCGCCCAGGGCGACGGACGGGTCGGTACTGACCCGTTCACCAAGCCGCGCCGTTTCGGGGTGGGCCAGCCGCAGGCCGGTTTCGTCCGTGATGACCACGAACAAGGCACCAGTACGGACCCGGACGGCTTCGGCTGCAGCCTGCAGGGGACCGGCGGCGAGGACCTCCCGGGGAGGCGTTCCCTGTTCCTTGCTGATCTCTTGGACGCCGGCCCGGATATCCGGATCCGCGGCAACCGTCCTGGCGAGGGTGAGTGCTTGGTTCTCGGCTTCCGTGCCGATCCGTTCGTAGACCAGCCAGCCGTGGACAGCACCGCTGAGCAGAACCACCAGCAAGACAACTCCCAATTGGAGGAGAAGTGTTTGGGTGGAGAAACGCATACTGACCCTGCTGAATCGCGGCACCCTTGCTCCTTTCGTCCAGCTCCATTGAAGCACTGAGCACAATGCGCAAAACGTTCGCAACGAGCAGTATTCCCAACAATTCCCGGAAACCCTGGCCAGTGACGGGCGCCACCATATCGTCTGTAGTGCGCATCACACCGACGTGGCGCCATTCACAGTAGTAAGGAGCCGGCCGTGCTGGTTTTGCTTGGATTCGCAATGATTGCGGTATTCATGGTCCTGATCATGACCAAAAAATTGACGCCCGTTCTGGCGCTGATCATCGTCCCCACCGTCTTTGGCCTGTTCGCCGGGGCGGGCCTCGGTATCGGCGACATGGTGATGGACTCGATGAAGTCCATGACCTCGACGGCCGCGCTCCTCATGTTCGCCATCATCTACTTCGGCCTGATGATCGACGTCGGACTCTTCGACCCCCTGGTGAAGTTCATCCTGCGCAAGCTGGGCAACGACCCCGCCAAGGTTGTCCTCGGCACCGCGATCCTCGCCGCAGCAGTCTCCCTGGACGGCGACGGCTCCACCACCTTCATCCTCACTACTGCCGCGATGCTCCCCGTCTACCTGCGGCTCAAGATGAGCCCCGTGGTCCTCACATGTGTCGCCGGCCTCGCCAACGGCACCATGAACATCCTGCCGTGGGGCGGTCCCACGGCCCGCGCAGCCACCGCGCTGCACTTGGACGTCAACGATGTCTTCGTCCCCATGGTCCCCTCGCTCATCGTTGGCCTCATCGTTGTGTTGGTCTTCGCCTGGCTGCTCGGACTGCAGGAACGCAACCGCCTCCGCACCACCGCCCCTGAGATCTGGGGCGACGTCGCCGATCCTTCGGAAGCGTTCGACGGCGGCACTGGCCGCGGCGGATCTGTCGCCGCCGGTTCGGGCTCAGGTAAGGGCCGCTTCGGCTTTGGTCGGAACAGCTCCACCACGCCGGCAGGCAAGCCGGGCACCGGCGGAGGCTCCGGCGTCGCGGTCCTCGAAGACCCGGCCACCTTGGTGGACGACCACGACACCGCCATGGCTGACACCGCACTTGACCCCAACCGCAAGACCCTCCGGCCCAAGCTGTTCTGGTTCAACCTGGGCCTGACCGTCGCCGTCATGGTGGTCCTGGTAGCCAACGTCGTTCCGCTGCCGTTTGTGTTCATGGTCGGCTCCGCCATCGCCCTGCTGGTCAACTTCCCCAAGGTCAAGGACCAGGGCGCCCAGCTGATCGCGCACGCTCCCTCGATTGTCGCCGTCGTCAGCATGGTCATGGCGGCCGCAGTCCTCACCGGTGTCCTCAACGGCACCGGCATGGTCAAGGCAATGTCCGAGTGGCTCGTCCAGATCATCCCCGCCGACATGGGTCCGTTCATGGCAGTCATCACCGGCCTGCTCAGCATCCCGATGACCTTCTTCATGAGCAACGACGCCTTCTACTTCGGTGTCCTCCCGGTCCTGTCCGAAACCGCCGCCCACTACGGGGTGGATGCAGCAGACATGGCCCGCGCCTCCATCACTGGCCAGCCGTTCCACCTGCAAAGCCCCCTGGTCCCCGCGATCCTCCTGCTGGTATCCCTCGCCAAGGTTGACCTGGGCGACCACCACAAAAAGGTCCTGTGGCGCACGGCAGTCGTCTCGATCGTCATGCTGGCAGTCGGAGTCCTGACCGGAGCCATCGGCATCGGCTAACCCGCCGCGCAGCACCCCAACCCGGGTGCGCCGCAGGCGCAAACCGGCCCAAACAATCCTTCGCGCCGCGGCGCGGAACGAACCAGAAATCCCCCGGAGGGCGGCCCGAAGCGGCCGCCCTCCGCGTGCTCGCTCGTGCCTCGCTTGGACGCACGCTTCCGGGCACCCGCTTCAGCCCGCGCAGCACCCGGATGCCTGGGTCGTTCCGTGTGAAGGGCCACCCGCTTCATTCCGCGCAGCGAAGAAAGTCCCATCCCGCGTTCCGATCAAGCCCACCCAGCCCACGTCCCCAACCCAACGGGAAAGCAAAGTGCATATGGTCCGCTCAAGGTCTTTTTGGTTGGGGGAGGTGGTTCGGCGCTGGGTGGGTTCAACGTCAGTGGGTTTGGCACATCGGCGGTAGGCGGGACCTCCCGCAGGCTGCGTCTAAGCGAGGCACGAGCGAGCAGCCGAGGGAGAGTCGCGCCAGCCGCCGAAAGGTACCAACGCCGCGGCGGCTCACCCATTCCGCGTCGGTACCGTCCCGCATGGACAAGTAGACTGGTTCGGAAAACCATTTGAACTTTGCAGGGGAGATCCATGGCTGCGATCAACCGTGACGACGTCGCGCATCTTGCGCGTCTGGCTCACATTGAAATGAGTGCCGAAGAACTGGACAGGATGGCTGTTGAGCTTGCTGTCATCGTGGATTCGGTGAAGAGCGTGAGCGAAGCTGCGGGGGAGGACGTCCCGGCGACGTCGCACCCGATTCCGTTGACCAATGTGTTCCGTGAGGACGTTGTGGGCCACACGTTCACGGCTGAGCAGGCATTGTCCGGTGCTCCGGATGCTTACGAGAACCGTTTCAAGGTCCCGGCAATCCTGGATGAGGGCTAATCACATGACTGATCTTAAGAACGAACTCATCCGCCACTCTGCTGCCGATCTCGCTGCCAAGCTGGCTTCCCGCGAGGTTACCGCCGTCGAAGTAACGCAGGCGCACCTTGACCGCATTGCCGACGTCGACGGCCAGGTTCATGCGTTCCTGCACGTCAACAGCGAAGAGGCTTTGGCTGTTGCGGCCGAGGTTGATGCTGCCCGCGCTGCCGGCGGTTCCGCCGCCGAAGAGCTGCATGCCCTCGCTGGTGTGCCGATCGCCGTGAAGGACCTCATCGTGACGATTGGCCAGCCGACGACGGCTGGTTCGAAGATCCTTGAAGGCTGGAACAGCCCGTACGACGCCACCGTGGTGAAGAAGCTGCGCGCGGCCAAGATGCCGATCCTTGGTAAGACCAACCTGGATGAATTCGCCATGGGCTCCTCCACGGAGCACTCTGCGTACGGCCCCACCCGCAACCCGTGGGACCTGGACCGGATTCCGGGCGGTTCGGGCGGTGGCTCCGCTGCCGCCGTCGCCGCTTTTGAAGCGCCGCTTGCGCTCGGTACGGACACCGGTGGCTCAATCCGCCAGCCCGGTGCAGTCA
This genomic window contains:
- a CDS encoding response regulator, which produces MADDLRVLIVDDDFHVARLHAAYVDSVAGFMALAPAGSVSQALQAIHSLRPDLVLLDVYLPDGSGLDLLGQLDVDAVMLTAASDAQSIKVALRRGALGYMLKPFTAESLSQQLRSYARYRRILGQQTAVDQTTIERAKRSLIPGDVTPAAKPRSATEAAVLESLVAGEQYSAAEVAERVGVSRATAQRYLSSLADDGAVEIQLRYGSTGRPEHRYGVPG
- a CDS encoding sensor histidine kinase: MRFSTQTLLLQLGVVLLVVLLSGAVHGWLVYERIGTEAENQALTLARTVAADPDIRAGVQEISKEQGTPPREVLAAGPLQAAAEAVRVRTGALFVVITDETGLRLAHPETARLGERVSTDPSVALGGEEITTRNTGTLGPSAGAKVPVYGPGGSGVIVGEVSVGYSVESLSNSLARDIVPIALTAGGALLAGVLASFLLRHRLQRLTLGLEPEEISTLVHDQVAVLQGVDDGVIGIAADGRISVFNAAAARLLDMPDATGQDWASAAVPEQLRQLTQPAARDAEAVEIVAGGRVLVASARKAWHRKEDLGWVVMLRDRTELQQLTRQLDAVGTMSTALRAQRHEFANQLHTIAGFMSIGQYDSAKEYLARTSATGPLKFPVEQAELLQDTYLQAFIGAKGVEASERGVTLRIGPETLVRGHVADPQDVTTVLGNLIDNAVSAAVAGSATERWVEVELLDDFPDHDATQDGGTLHLVVGDSGDGLGSLEPEEVFAEGFTTSEQPVRSGAGQGLGLALVRQLARRRGGDVRVLESGTAGGPGAVFMATIPGVMDSADAGAGSTVREDSSG
- a CDS encoding CitMHS family transporter; its protein translation is MLVLLGFAMIAVFMVLIMTKKLTPVLALIIVPTVFGLFAGAGLGIGDMVMDSMKSMTSTAALLMFAIIYFGLMIDVGLFDPLVKFILRKLGNDPAKVVLGTAILAAAVSLDGDGSTTFILTTAAMLPVYLRLKMSPVVLTCVAGLANGTMNILPWGGPTARAATALHLDVNDVFVPMVPSLIVGLIVVLVFAWLLGLQERNRLRTTAPEIWGDVADPSEAFDGGTGRGGSVAAGSGSGKGRFGFGRNSSTTPAGKPGTGGGSGVAVLEDPATLVDDHDTAMADTALDPNRKTLRPKLFWFNLGLTVAVMVVLVANVVPLPFVFMVGSAIALLVNFPKVKDQGAQLIAHAPSIVAVVSMVMAAAVLTGVLNGTGMVKAMSEWLVQIIPADMGPFMAVITGLLSIPMTFFMSNDAFYFGVLPVLSETAAHYGVDAADMARASITGQPFHLQSPLVPAILLLVSLAKVDLGDHHKKVLWRTAVVSIVMLAVGVLTGAIGIG
- the gatC gene encoding Asp-tRNA(Asn)/Glu-tRNA(Gln) amidotransferase subunit GatC — its product is MAAINRDDVAHLARLAHIEMSAEELDRMAVELAVIVDSVKSVSEAAGEDVPATSHPIPLTNVFREDVVGHTFTAEQALSGAPDAYENRFKVPAILDEG